The following proteins are co-located in the Acropora palmata chromosome 11, jaAcrPala1.3, whole genome shotgun sequence genome:
- the LOC141897901 gene encoding uncharacterized protein LOC141897901 isoform X1 codes for MAQDVWLPRMALITCVLLSILAGNTKAADGNRMQALNIYFVHPKTAKETNEQERKLSKNRKSIVTAMSQRKFHIGEPQTSEWPSGNKNTTMQTNHDFDKEVSKRLTGSSRRSLRKGKATKAKAEGIGLEKFIGHAESSNKKSKRHDKYSIEGGIIIKAASILGSSLESQVKGIDEPVKFPAEKVGNRVRAFQYFQPIQNTRKSKQSPRYKYVNSLLGPQLAGIQADLNGLDTQRRGGKTAFKKASRKGFKSVESGTEKESLFVGGSRGDAKAPKSDNKKQKIINTEKKIEQKNPAVGPSGQPSDLHELSSLNSQEILILSGSGEDELDVSNYETGPVAQPSHRSPKDSVTVLSNQSIIAEIAFGDFQETAFEDSIHSWEEEGLNDFGEDISGGEIIVRPSLVSQTSKNLKADSQGKPSPQSLRHKAMKHIQAKSQYLDGEQFGRDHNVIHPWEEEDSNDFGEDVSGVEFIDRPSLVSQTGKNLKANSQGKLSPQLSRHKAVEHIQTESQNLNGVHSGRDLSVTEIQRVSPFPPFGSAKVRSFPKITVFPIYKRTGVPRHNPLATSGSGEGSGSGENDLPSSTHFQLMKPPQRTSSKESSAKNKTHTGIVRTKDRENRKKCSKKGKPAVRTISILALGDSLTNGFHSEDKSHTPYAKTLESLLNKDKHDCYILETIAKDGAEAHEMSAWLQTHLKNRKIKYSWVIILAGTNDIIHNSHTHNRRAWDIALEHIIDLHISSHRFGAKTMAVTIPEMDCEESDKLPCKRTRLERNYINEKLRHYAKTNDFTILCDLANKFPRYSLSNKERERFWEEGLHMRPAGYKRMAEIIYEDLSEHIDEISNEA; via the exons ATGGCTCAAGATGTCTGGTTGCCAAGGATGGCTCTTATTACTTGTGTTCTGCTGAGTATCTTAGCAG GAAATACCAAGGCAGCAGATGGAAACAGGATGCAGGCTCTAAACATATATTTTGTCCACCCTAAAACAGCGAAGGAAACTAATGAGCAGGAAAGGAAGCTGAGCAAGAATAGAAAATCTATCGTAACTGCTATGTCACAAAGAAAGTTTCATATTGGAGAGCCGCAAACTTCCGAATGGCCCTCTGGGAATAAAAATACCACAATGCAAACAAACCATGACTTTGATAAGGAAGTGTCGAAACGATTGACGGGATCGTCAAGGAGAAGTTTGCGAAAGGGCAAAGCGACAAAGGCTAAAGCAGAAGGGATCGGTCTAGAAAAATTTATTGGACATGCAGAGAGTTCAAATAAAAAGTCTAAGAGGCATGATAAATATTCAATCGAAGGGGGAATAATTATAAAGGCCGCCTCAATTCTGGGGAGCTCTCTTGAGTCCCAAGTAAAGGGAATAGACGAACCAGTAAAATTCCCAGCGGAAAAGGTTGGCAATCGGGTGCGCgcttttcaatattttcaacCAATACAAAACACAAGGAAATCCAAACAGAGTCCTCGCTATAAGTATGTCAACTCGCTTTTAGGACCGCAACTTGCTGGAATACAAGCCGATTTGAATGGTTTAGATACTCAACGCCGTGGTGGAAAAACTGCTTTCAAAAAAGCGTCAAGAAAAGGCTTCAAGTCTGTTGAATCAGGGACTGAAAAGGAATCGCTTTTTGTTGGAGGAAGTCGTGGTGATGCAAAGGCTCCTAAGAGCGacaataaaaagcaaaaaatcaTAAAcaccgaaaagaaaattgaacaaaaaaatcctgCTGTTGGCCCTTCTGGCCAACCTTCTGACTTGCATGAGTTATCCTCTTTGAATtcacaagaaatacttatttTGTCTGGTTCTGGAGAGGATGAACTTGACGTTAGTAATTATGAGACGGGTCCCGTGGCTCAACCCAGTCATCGCTCTCCAAAGGACTCAGTGACAGTGTTATCAAATCAAAGCATCATTGCGGAGATAGCATTTGGGGATTTTCAGGAAACCGCCTTCGAGGATTCAATCCACTCCTGGGAAGAGGAGGGTTTGAATGATTTCGGTGAAGATATCAGCGGAGGGGAGATCATTGTCAGACCATCACTGGTAtcacaaacaagcaaaaacttGAAGGCAGACTCTCAAGGCAAACCCTCACCTCAGTCATTGAGGCACAAAGCCATGAAACATATACAAGCAAAAAGCCAATATTTAGATGGGGAACAGTTCGGCAGGGATCATAATGTTATCCACCCCTGGGAAGAGGAGGATTCAAATGATTTTGGTGAAGATGTTAGCGGAGTGGAATTTATTGACAGACCATCACTGGTATCACAAACGGGCAAAAACCTAAAGGCAAACTCCCAAGGAAAGCTCTCACCTCAGTTATCGAGGCACAAAGCCGTGGAACATATACAAACGGAAAGCCAAAATTTAAATGGGGTGCATTCTGGCAGGGATCTAAGTGTTACTGAAATTCAAAGAGTGAGTCCTTTCCCGCCTTTTGGTTCTGCTAAGGTGCGAAGTTTTCCTAAAATAACAGTATTTCCGATTTACAAGAGAACCGGCGTTCCAAGGCATAATCCATTGGCTACAAGCGGCAGTGGCGAGGGGTCAGGCAGTGGCGAAAATGATTTGCCTTCTTCCACTCACTTTCAGCTAATGAAGCCGCCTCAGAGAACTTCAAGCAAAGAGTCttctgcaaaaaataaaactcatACAG GTATCGTTCGCACCAAGGATAGAGAAAACCGAaagaaatgttcaaaaaaggGCAAACCAG CAGTGAGGACAATATCTATACTTGCCCTTGGTGATAGCCTGACAAATGGTTTCCATAGCGAAGACAAAAGTCACACCCCTTACGCTAAGACGCTAGAGTCACTTTtgaacaaagacaaacacGATTGCTATATCTTGGAGACTATAGCTAAGGATGGTGCCGAGGCTCACGAAATGTCTGCTTGGCTGCAAACGCACCTTAAAAACA GAAAGATTAAATATTCGTGGGTCATCATCTTGGCTGGCACCAATGACATCATTCACAACAGTCACACTCACAACAGGAGGGCGTGGGACATAGCTTTGGAACACATCATTGACCTGCACATCTCCAGTCATCGTTTTGGAGCGAAAACAATGGCGGTTACCATACCGGAAATGGACTGCGAAGAATCAGACAAACTACCGTGCAAGCGCACGCGTTTGGAAAGAAATTACATCAATGAAAAGTTAAGGCACTACGCCAAAACGAACGACTTTACCATACTTTGCGACTTGGCAAATAAATTTCCTAGATATTCTTTAAGTAACAAGGAACGAGAGCGGTTTTGGGAGGAAGGTTTACACATGAGGCCGGCTGGGTATAAAAGAATGGCCGAGATAATTTACGAGGATCTTTCAGAACACATAGACGAAATCTCAAACGAAGCCTGA
- the LOC141897901 gene encoding uncharacterized protein LOC141897901 isoform X2, whose amino-acid sequence MAQDVWLPRMALITCVLLSILAGNTKAADGNRMQALNIYFVHPKTAKETNEQERKLSKNRKSIVTAMSQRKFHIGEPQTSEWPSGNKNTTMQTNHDFDKEVSKRLTGSSRRSLRKGKATKAKAEGIGLEKFIGHAESSNKKSKRHDKYSIEGGIIIKAASILGSSLESQVKGIDEPVKFPAEKVGNRVRAFQYFQPIQNTRKSKQSPRYKYVNSLLGPQLAGIQADLNGLDTQRRGGKTAFKKASRKGFKSVESGTEKESLFVGGSRGDAKAPKSDNKKQKIINTEKKIEQKNPAVGPSGQPSDLHELSSLNSQEILILSGSGEDELDVSNYETGPVAQPSHRSPKDSVTVLSNQSIIAEIAFGDFQETAFEDSIHSWEEEGLNDFGEDISGGEIIVRPSLVSQTSKNLKADSQGKPSPQSLRHKAMKHIQAKSQYLDGEQFGRDHNVIHPWEEEDSNDFGEDVSGVEFIDRPSLVSQTGKNLKANSQGKLSPQLSRHKAVEHIQTESQNLNGVHSGRDLSVTEIQRVSPFPPFGSAKVRSFPKITVFPIYKRTGVPRHNPLATSGSGEGSGSGENDLPSSTHFQLMKPPQRTSSKESSAKNKTHTGIVRTKDRENRKKCSKKGKPVRTISILALGDSLTNGFHSEDKSHTPYAKTLESLLNKDKHDCYILETIAKDGAEAHEMSAWLQTHLKNRKIKYSWVIILAGTNDIIHNSHTHNRRAWDIALEHIIDLHISSHRFGAKTMAVTIPEMDCEESDKLPCKRTRLERNYINEKLRHYAKTNDFTILCDLANKFPRYSLSNKERERFWEEGLHMRPAGYKRMAEIIYEDLSEHIDEISNEA is encoded by the exons ATGGCTCAAGATGTCTGGTTGCCAAGGATGGCTCTTATTACTTGTGTTCTGCTGAGTATCTTAGCAG GAAATACCAAGGCAGCAGATGGAAACAGGATGCAGGCTCTAAACATATATTTTGTCCACCCTAAAACAGCGAAGGAAACTAATGAGCAGGAAAGGAAGCTGAGCAAGAATAGAAAATCTATCGTAACTGCTATGTCACAAAGAAAGTTTCATATTGGAGAGCCGCAAACTTCCGAATGGCCCTCTGGGAATAAAAATACCACAATGCAAACAAACCATGACTTTGATAAGGAAGTGTCGAAACGATTGACGGGATCGTCAAGGAGAAGTTTGCGAAAGGGCAAAGCGACAAAGGCTAAAGCAGAAGGGATCGGTCTAGAAAAATTTATTGGACATGCAGAGAGTTCAAATAAAAAGTCTAAGAGGCATGATAAATATTCAATCGAAGGGGGAATAATTATAAAGGCCGCCTCAATTCTGGGGAGCTCTCTTGAGTCCCAAGTAAAGGGAATAGACGAACCAGTAAAATTCCCAGCGGAAAAGGTTGGCAATCGGGTGCGCgcttttcaatattttcaacCAATACAAAACACAAGGAAATCCAAACAGAGTCCTCGCTATAAGTATGTCAACTCGCTTTTAGGACCGCAACTTGCTGGAATACAAGCCGATTTGAATGGTTTAGATACTCAACGCCGTGGTGGAAAAACTGCTTTCAAAAAAGCGTCAAGAAAAGGCTTCAAGTCTGTTGAATCAGGGACTGAAAAGGAATCGCTTTTTGTTGGAGGAAGTCGTGGTGATGCAAAGGCTCCTAAGAGCGacaataaaaagcaaaaaatcaTAAAcaccgaaaagaaaattgaacaaaaaaatcctgCTGTTGGCCCTTCTGGCCAACCTTCTGACTTGCATGAGTTATCCTCTTTGAATtcacaagaaatacttatttTGTCTGGTTCTGGAGAGGATGAACTTGACGTTAGTAATTATGAGACGGGTCCCGTGGCTCAACCCAGTCATCGCTCTCCAAAGGACTCAGTGACAGTGTTATCAAATCAAAGCATCATTGCGGAGATAGCATTTGGGGATTTTCAGGAAACCGCCTTCGAGGATTCAATCCACTCCTGGGAAGAGGAGGGTTTGAATGATTTCGGTGAAGATATCAGCGGAGGGGAGATCATTGTCAGACCATCACTGGTAtcacaaacaagcaaaaacttGAAGGCAGACTCTCAAGGCAAACCCTCACCTCAGTCATTGAGGCACAAAGCCATGAAACATATACAAGCAAAAAGCCAATATTTAGATGGGGAACAGTTCGGCAGGGATCATAATGTTATCCACCCCTGGGAAGAGGAGGATTCAAATGATTTTGGTGAAGATGTTAGCGGAGTGGAATTTATTGACAGACCATCACTGGTATCACAAACGGGCAAAAACCTAAAGGCAAACTCCCAAGGAAAGCTCTCACCTCAGTTATCGAGGCACAAAGCCGTGGAACATATACAAACGGAAAGCCAAAATTTAAATGGGGTGCATTCTGGCAGGGATCTAAGTGTTACTGAAATTCAAAGAGTGAGTCCTTTCCCGCCTTTTGGTTCTGCTAAGGTGCGAAGTTTTCCTAAAATAACAGTATTTCCGATTTACAAGAGAACCGGCGTTCCAAGGCATAATCCATTGGCTACAAGCGGCAGTGGCGAGGGGTCAGGCAGTGGCGAAAATGATTTGCCTTCTTCCACTCACTTTCAGCTAATGAAGCCGCCTCAGAGAACTTCAAGCAAAGAGTCttctgcaaaaaataaaactcatACAG GTATCGTTCGCACCAAGGATAGAGAAAACCGAaagaaatgttcaaaaaaggGCAAACCAG TGAGGACAATATCTATACTTGCCCTTGGTGATAGCCTGACAAATGGTTTCCATAGCGAAGACAAAAGTCACACCCCTTACGCTAAGACGCTAGAGTCACTTTtgaacaaagacaaacacGATTGCTATATCTTGGAGACTATAGCTAAGGATGGTGCCGAGGCTCACGAAATGTCTGCTTGGCTGCAAACGCACCTTAAAAACA GAAAGATTAAATATTCGTGGGTCATCATCTTGGCTGGCACCAATGACATCATTCACAACAGTCACACTCACAACAGGAGGGCGTGGGACATAGCTTTGGAACACATCATTGACCTGCACATCTCCAGTCATCGTTTTGGAGCGAAAACAATGGCGGTTACCATACCGGAAATGGACTGCGAAGAATCAGACAAACTACCGTGCAAGCGCACGCGTTTGGAAAGAAATTACATCAATGAAAAGTTAAGGCACTACGCCAAAACGAACGACTTTACCATACTTTGCGACTTGGCAAATAAATTTCCTAGATATTCTTTAAGTAACAAGGAACGAGAGCGGTTTTGGGAGGAAGGTTTACACATGAGGCCGGCTGGGTATAAAAGAATGGCCGAGATAATTTACGAGGATCTTTCAGAACACATAGACGAAATCTCAAACGAAGCCTGA